From Anomalospiza imberbis isolate Cuckoo-Finch-1a 21T00152 chromosome 14, ASM3175350v1, whole genome shotgun sequence, a single genomic window includes:
- the DNAAF6 gene encoding dynein axonemal assembly factor 6 isoform X4, with protein MQPRCSVGAMTPASIGPAKKETTSTFQVKAENKKTIWNTEEVPEGSEFEDTWDPREKPEYEISFKQHVGTEDVYFGMTGKDPSTACCEDIVIKIKLPETKYSDITLDIQDKVLDLRTPKKKLLLHLPYPVNSKEGRARFLSEEEILEVTLRVSRKLDFLNFSDG; from the exons ATGCAA CCACGCTGTTCTGTTGGTGCCATGACTCCTGCGAGTATTGGACCAGCCAAGAAAGAGACCACCA GTACTTTTCAAGTGAAAgctgaaaacaagaaaaccaTTTGGAATACAGAGGAGGTCCCAGAAGGATCTGAATTTGAGGATACCTGGGACCCTAGAGAAAAGCCAGA GTATGAGATTTCATTCAAGCAGCATGTGGGAACAGAGGATGTCTACTTTGGGATGACTGGGAAAGACCCCTCCACTGCCTGCTGTGAAGATATCGTG ATTAAAATCAAGCTGCCAGAGACAAAGTACTCAGACATCACATTAGACATCCAGGACAAGGTTCTTGACCTTCGAACTCCCAAAAA gaagctgctgctgcacctccCCTACCCTGTGAACAGCAAGGAGGGCAGAGCTCGTTTTCTCTCTGAAGAGGAGATCTTGGAAGTCACCTTGAGAGTATCAAGGAAGTTGgattttctaaatttttctgaTGGATAG
- the DNAAF6 gene encoding dynein axonemal assembly factor 6 isoform X1 has translation MDSMFSGSSLQNLAKMLCDAPEEDEDEDDDVPRCSVGAMTPASIGPAKKETTSTFQVKAENKKTIWNTEEVPEGSEFEDTWDPREKPEYEISFKQHVGTEDVYFGMTGKDPSTACCEDIVIKIKLPETKYSDITLDIQDKVLDLRTPKKKLLLHLPYPVNSKEGRARFLSEEEILEVTLRVSRKLDFLNFSDG, from the exons ATGGACAGCATGTTCTCAGGCTCTTCTCTGCAGAACCTCGCTAAAATGCTGTGTGATGCTCCAgaagaggatgaggatgaggatgatgatgtG CCACGCTGTTCTGTTGGTGCCATGACTCCTGCGAGTATTGGACCAGCCAAGAAAGAGACCACCA GTACTTTTCAAGTGAAAgctgaaaacaagaaaaccaTTTGGAATACAGAGGAGGTCCCAGAAGGATCTGAATTTGAGGATACCTGGGACCCTAGAGAAAAGCCAGA GTATGAGATTTCATTCAAGCAGCATGTGGGAACAGAGGATGTCTACTTTGGGATGACTGGGAAAGACCCCTCCACTGCCTGCTGTGAAGATATCGTG ATTAAAATCAAGCTGCCAGAGACAAAGTACTCAGACATCACATTAGACATCCAGGACAAGGTTCTTGACCTTCGAACTCCCAAAAA gaagctgctgctgcacctccCCTACCCTGTGAACAGCAAGGAGGGCAGAGCTCGTTTTCTCTCTGAAGAGGAGATCTTGGAAGTCACCTTGAGAGTATCAAGGAAGTTGgattttctaaatttttctgaTGGATAG
- the DNAAF6 gene encoding dynein axonemal assembly factor 6 isoform X2 encodes MDSMFSGSSLQNLAKMLCDAPEEDEDEDDDVPRCSVGAMTPASIGPAKKETTSTFQVKAENKKTIWNTEEVPEGSEFEDTWDPREKPEYEISFKQHVGTEDVYFGMTGKDPSTACCEDIVIKIKLPETKYSDITLDIQDKVLDLRTPKKWVGRLKATASSSVVLGLLLSQAAFK; translated from the exons ATGGACAGCATGTTCTCAGGCTCTTCTCTGCAGAACCTCGCTAAAATGCTGTGTGATGCTCCAgaagaggatgaggatgaggatgatgatgtG CCACGCTGTTCTGTTGGTGCCATGACTCCTGCGAGTATTGGACCAGCCAAGAAAGAGACCACCA GTACTTTTCAAGTGAAAgctgaaaacaagaaaaccaTTTGGAATACAGAGGAGGTCCCAGAAGGATCTGAATTTGAGGATACCTGGGACCCTAGAGAAAAGCCAGA GTATGAGATTTCATTCAAGCAGCATGTGGGAACAGAGGATGTCTACTTTGGGATGACTGGGAAAGACCCCTCCACTGCCTGCTGTGAAGATATCGTG ATTAAAATCAAGCTGCCAGAGACAAAGTACTCAGACATCACATTAGACATCCAGGACAAGGTTCTTGACCTTCGAACTCCCAAAAA ATGGGTAGGAAGACTCAAAGCAACTGCTTCCAGCTCTGTAGTCCTGGGGTTGCTTCTAAGCCAAGCTGCTTTTAAGTGA